The Flavobacterium sp. 140616W15 sequence TTTTTGGAAATTTCATAAAAGAGGTCGGAATAAGATTACTTAGTTTAATCGCCTTGATTTCCGTGTATTATAAATTGATAACTATTCAATCTTTTTTGTACATAACTGGCGGAATTTATTTTTTTTCTTTAATAATTATGATGTACTATGCCTTCTATTTAAAAAAACCGGTATTTAAATTATATATACCTAATAATATAAAAATATTATTGAATATACTTTTTACATTATACTTTCAGGAACAATAGCCAATTTACTTTTAGATGTAGACAAATTAATGCTTAACCAATATTTATCTATTCAAAATATTGCTTTTTATGGTGTAGCAACATATATAGCATTAGTTATCTCAGTTCCAAGTAGAGCAATGCAACAAATTATCTATCCGATTACTGCCAAACTAATGATTAATAACGAATATGAAAAATTAAATTTAATTTATAAAAAAACATCAATTAATCTTCAAGTCGTAGGAGGATTAGTAATGCTTTGTATTTTTACCAATATTAATGAACTTTATGCGTTAATTCCAAAAGAAGGATATAGTAGTGGCAAATGGGTAGTTTTTATGATTGGTCTTTCTAAATACTTTGAATTAATATTAGGAAACAATAATGCCATTATTTTTAACTCTAAGTATTACAAAACAATATTAGTTTTAGGTGTTTTATTAGTTTTTTTTATAATAACTTTTGATATGTATTTTATCCCAAAATTCGGAGTTATAGGAGCTGCATTTGCTACATTATTATCTATGACATTATATAGTTTAGCAAAATTACTTTTTGTCGTAAAAAAATGAAATTATATCCCTTTACAAAGGAAACAGTATACTCTATCATCATTACAATTCTTCTGTTTCTCACATTTTACTTTTGGGAATTTTCTTTTCCACATATAATCAATATAATCCTAAAATCAATTATATTAACAATATTATACTTCTTTATCCATTATAAATTTATTATTTCAGTTGATATAAACAAGATTATTAAGCAGTTTCTGCTTAATCCCTTACATGAAAACTTTAATAATTTTAAGCAAAAATAATTTTCAGTTTTTTAATACAAAAGCTAAAATCAATAGACTTAAAAAAATTGAATCTTATCACGGAAAGATTAATAATGTAACTAAGCAGAATAAAAATGGACGTAAAAACATTACGGAGGTTGAATGGCTAAAAATAGCTAAGGAATTAGATATAAAAAAGAAGCTATTTATGAACCTGATACAAAAAATATAAAATACAGAGATGATATAAACATAAATCATTTTAACATCCCTGATTTTCTTATTGAACATCTTGAATCATTAAAAAAGAAAACAACAAACTCAAAGAAAAATTAAAAAAAAATGAAGAATCAGTAATTTAATCTACTTTCTCACCATTTCTATATACGGGATATCATCTTCCAGATACATCTCATTAGTATGTATAAAACCATGGCTTTCATAGAATTTTTTCAACTATAATTGCGCTCCAACAGTGATATCGGTTTTACCAAAATGGGGGTTAATCCCTGCAATTGCTTCTGTCATTAAATCATGTCCTCATTTTTTATCACGATAATCCGGACTTACAACTACTCACTACCCTTCCAATAGAAGCGTTATCAAAACTAATTCCAGCATCAAAAAGACGTGCGTGTGCCACAATTTTACCTTCATACTCGCCCATTAGGTGCAAAGCGAGTTTGTCTTTGTCATCAATATCCAAATAAACACAGTTTTGCTCCACTACAAAGACTTCGCTTCTTAATTTTAGAGTATCAATAGTTTATGAACAATTAATGCCTCAAAAGGTTTTTGAAACCTTGTAGGAACAGAATTTCTATTAAAAATTTACGTTTGATTAATCAACTCAGGTTACAAATATCTTTTTAACCAATCTGCTATTTGATCTAATAAATTATCATTTACAACTTCTAAATCGTGTCCTTCATTTTCATAAACTAGTAAACGTGTAGTATATCCTTTTGAATCTAATTTAGAATAAAAAGCAAAAGCATTATTAACATCAACTTTCACATCTTTATTACCTTGAATAATAAAATGCGAAACGTTTTTATTCTGAATTGAATCGATGGCCAGCAAACTAGAACGTGATTTTAGGGCTGTAACAGAATCCTTGGCATAACCGGGAATTCTTTCTCTGTAAACACCAAACATCTCAGGTCGCTTTGTTTGGTATAAATCAGCTTGTCCCGCAATTGCAATATTGGTTTTTATGCGATTGGTTTTCTTTAGCATCAAGAAATTGGTCATCACACCACGACTCCAGCCAAAAACTCCAATTCTCTTTTTGTCAGCATTAGGCAATTGATCTATAATATCAAAAAGGTTTAAAACATCATTAACATCTTTACCTCCAAATTCATCTTCTCCCTCACTTACTGATGTACCACGGAGCTGAGAACCAATAACAATATAACCTTCATTAGCAATTTTGCTAAGAAACTCTGTTAAAAATCCTGATTTTACTGCGCCAAAATTACCATTACCACCACGATTATATATTAAAACAGGATACACTCCTTTCTTTTTGGGCTCTATTAAAAACCCTCTAAGTTTAAGATTATCAAAAGACGTGTAGTTGATGCTATGAAAATTTAAAGAATCAAGAAATTGATATTCTTTTTTGAAAACTATCTTGTCATTTATCTTGTCAGAAATAACAGGATTAAAAGGGTAATCTGTGACTTTACGAATCTCTAAGATAAAATTCGTTTTTGATATTTGTGAAGAACCGAAATTAAAAAAAAGCAATAAAGCTAAAAGAGTAATTTTATTCATAATTGACTTAAGAGATTGGTTATAGAAACAATCACAAAACTACTCTTTTAAAAACTACTTTCTCACCATTTCTATATGCGGAATATCGTCTTCCAGATACATTTCGCTGGTTTGTATAAAACCATGGCTTTCATAGAATTTTTTCAAATATAATTGCGCTCCAATAGTGATATCGGTTTTACCAAAATGAGTTTTAATCCCTGCAATTGCTTCTGTCATTAAATCATGTCCCCATTTTTTATCACGATAATCCGGGCTTACAACTACTCTTCCTATAGAAGCGTTATCAAAACTAATTCCAGCATCAAAGAGGCGTGCGTGTGCCACAATTTTACCTTCATACTCGCCCATTAGGTGCAAAGCGAGTTTGTCTTTGCCATCAATATCCAAATAAACACAGTTTTGCTCCACTACAAAGACTTCACTTCTTAATTTTAGAGTATCATATAATTCATGAACAGTTAATGCCTCAAAAGGCTTTATTTTCCAATTTGGTTTCATCTATAATAGTATAATGTAGTTTTATAATAAAGAATATTATCGGTTGTTAATTTTAACCGATTTAATAATTGCTTCAAGTTCTAACATTGAATCTCGTTCTTCATGCGAAGGAGAATAACAAAATCCCTCAAGAACTAATATTCGATTATAGGCTTTATCAATAATTGCGTAATTGATGAATGGGCCAGTCATAAAGTCATTCCTTAAATCCCAAGTCCCTCTGGTTTCATAAGCTGTTTTTCCATCAAGAATGATTTTAGAAAAATAAGGTGCATATGCTTCTTCTGTTATCATTCGGGTATTGGGTTCTCTGCCTTTAATATATCTTCCTACCGAATCTCGCATCCTTACTATATTGCCTACAATATTTGAGCTATTGGTGATATTATTTATCGGAACTTGATAAATGAGTAAACTAGTACTACCACTTGCCATTTCTTTTTTTAGCCAAATAAAATTACGTTTATGCAATACGTATTGATATGCAGTTGGAACATCTAACTTGATATGAAACTTATTATTAAGAATGTCAGGATTCAACAATGATTTACTGTTGATTTTTTGGCACTGAGCAATTTCTGTTTCCCTAATAATTCGAATTATCTGTGGGGTGTGTATTTCAAATGCATTTATAATATCTGAAACTGATTTTCCAGATATTCGAAACACATTCTGAGGTGATGTGTATACATTTTTTGTAATTTCGAATTTATTGACATTTGATTTTTTTACCACAATAATATTTCGCCCATCGGTCATAAAACCTTCAAGTAATTTGGCTGGATATTGATTTATGGTAAACAAAGGCTCTTCTTGGATGAGCCCAACAACTGGTGAAGCAAATTTATTTCGGATGCTATCTCCTACTTCTCCATACCACAACTGATCATCTATAATAACCGAGATTGTGTTTATCTTACTGCTATTCTTGTGCTGATGTATCCTCTCATTCTTTTTTAGACATGAGAATAACAAAAATGGAATTATAAGCAATAAAAAATGGGTTTTATTCATTTTTAATTTTTAGTTAAGTTCTGAAATAAAACCCAAATTTATATACAATTTTTGATTATCCGTTTATTTTGAGTTTCATTCCGGGTTTAATGTCTCCGTTTTCTATATCATTCCATTTTTTAATATCCGAAATAGTTACTCCTGGATATTTTTTGGCGATGCTATATAACGAATCTCCTTTTTTAACATAATAATCAACTCCACTATTTTTTGCAGTTGCAGATTTTTTCTTAAATGTATCGATGTTGTTTGATGCAACTAAAATTTCTGGAGCATCCTCTGATTC is a genomic window containing:
- a CDS encoding GNAT family N-acetyltransferase, which gives rise to MKPNWKIKPFEALTVHELYDTLKLRSEVFVVEQNCVYLDIDGKDKLALHLMGEYEGKIVAHARLFDAGISFDNASIGRVVVSPDYRDKKWGHDLMTEAIAGIKTHFGKTDITIGAQLYLKKFYESHGFIQTSEMYLEDDIPHIEMVRK
- a CDS encoding DUF4837 family protein → MNKTHFLLLIIPFLLFSCLKKNERIHQHKNSSKINTISVIIDDQLWYGEVGDSIRNKFASPVVGLIQEEPLFTINQYPAKLLEGFMTDGRNIIVVKKSNVNKFEITKNVYTSPQNVFRISGKSVSDIINAFEIHTPQIIRIIRETEIAQCQKINSKSLLNPDILNNKFHIKLDVPTAYQYVLHKRNFIWLKKEMASGSTSLLIYQVPINNITNSSNIVGNIVRMRDSVGRYIKGREPNTRMITEEAYAPYFSKIILDGKTAYETRGTWDLRNDFMTGPFINYAIIDKAYNRILVLEGFCYSPSHEERDSMLELEAIIKSVKINNR
- a CDS encoding S9 family peptidase, yielding MNKITLLALLLFFNFGSSQISKTNFILEIRKVTDYPFNPVISDKINDKIVFKKEYQFLDSLNFHSINYTSFDNLKLRGFLIEPKKKGVYPVLIYNRGGNGNFGAVKSGFLTEFLSKIANEGYIVIGSQLRGTSVSEGEDEFGGKDVNDVLNLFDIIDQLPNADKKRIGVFGWSRGVMTNFLMLKKTNRIKTNIAIAGQADLYQTKRPEMFGVYRERIPGYAKDSVTALKSRSSLLAIDSIQNKNVSHFIIQGNKDVKVDVNNAFAFYSKLDSKGYTTRLLVYENEGHDLEVVNDNLLDQIADWLKRYL
- a CDS encoding lipopolysaccharide biosynthesis protein, which produces MLNQYLSIQNIAFYGVATYIALVISVPSRAMQQIIYPITAKLMINNEYEKLNLIYKKTSINLQVVGGLVMLCIFTNINELYALIPKEGYSSGKWVVFMIGLSKYFELILGNNNAIIFNSKYYKTILVLGVLLVFFIITFDMYFIPKFGVIGAAFATLLSMTLYSLAKLLFVVKK